A genomic region of Oceanococcus atlanticus contains the following coding sequences:
- the coq7 gene encoding 2-polyprenyl-3-methyl-6-methoxy-1,4-benzoquinone monooxygenase, whose product MSNRHLSPLDALLADLQHGLNSLRPGPTDKASYPARDHDEDLDARERQHAAGLMRVNHAGEVAAQALYRGQARVARNPDTREHLLDAALEEQAHLDWCTQRLEELGSQPSQLSPLWFAGAYAIGAAAGLAGDRWSLGFVSETERQVEEHLQGHLSQLPEGDKRSRQIVEQMKEDEARHGQQARDAGGRELPPPLRGLMRAAAKVMTTAAYKG is encoded by the coding sequence ATGAGCAATCGCCATCTGTCACCACTGGACGCCCTGCTTGCCGACCTGCAGCACGGGCTGAACAGCCTGCGCCCCGGCCCGACCGACAAGGCCAGCTACCCGGCCCGCGATCACGACGAAGATCTGGATGCGCGCGAACGCCAGCATGCGGCCGGGCTGATGCGGGTCAACCACGCCGGCGAAGTCGCCGCACAGGCGCTGTACCGCGGCCAGGCGCGCGTGGCGCGCAATCCCGACACCCGTGAGCATCTACTCGACGCCGCACTTGAAGAACAAGCGCATCTGGACTGGTGCACTCAACGCTTGGAAGAGCTCGGCAGCCAGCCCAGCCAGCTGAGTCCGCTGTGGTTTGCCGGCGCCTATGCAATTGGTGCGGCTGCCGGTCTGGCCGGAGATCGCTGGAGCCTGGGTTTCGTCTCGGAAACCGAACGCCAGGTCGAAGAACATCTGCAAGGCCACCTCAGTCAGCTGCCTGAGGGCGACAAACGCAGCCGCCAGATTGTTGAGCAGATGAAAGAAGACGAAGCCCGTCACGGCCAGCAGGCGCGCGATGCTGGCGGGCGCGAACTGCCACCACCGCTGCGCGGCTTGATGCGCGCGGCGGCCAAAGTCATGACCACCGCTGCCTACAAGGGCTAA
- the speD gene encoding adenosylmethionine decarboxylase gives MQKKLNHKLKLHGFNNLTKSLSFNIYDICYARSESQTKEYIEYIDEAYNAERLTDILTEVANIIGANVLNVARQDYEPQGASVTILICEEPMDDVQKETVVAHLDKSHITVHTYPETHPDHGISTFRADIDVSTCGVISPLRALNYLINSFESDIVTMDYRVRGFTRNVKGRKHFIDHKINSIQDFLERDIRNRYDAIDVNVYQEYMFHTKMRLRDLDLDTYLFGEGVDEITPKEAKRIRRSVEHEILEIFYGRNMPR, from the coding sequence GTGCAAAAAAAGCTCAATCACAAACTCAAGCTGCATGGTTTCAATAACCTGACCAAGTCGCTGAGTTTCAATATCTACGACATTTGCTACGCGCGTAGCGAGTCGCAGACCAAGGAGTACATCGAATACATCGATGAGGCGTACAACGCCGAGCGTTTGACCGATATCCTGACCGAGGTGGCCAACATCATCGGTGCCAACGTGCTCAACGTGGCCCGTCAGGACTATGAGCCGCAGGGTGCCAGCGTCACCATTCTGATCTGCGAAGAGCCGATGGACGATGTGCAGAAAGAGACGGTTGTCGCACATCTGGACAAGAGCCACATCACCGTTCACACCTATCCTGAAACCCATCCCGACCACGGGATCAGTACCTTCCGTGCGGACATTGATGTTTCAACCTGCGGGGTGATTTCGCCGCTGCGTGCACTCAATTACCTGATCAACAGCTTTGAGTCTGACATTGTCACCATGGACTATCGCGTGCGTGGTTTTACCCGCAATGTGAAAGGGCGCAAGCATTTCATCGATCACAAGATCAACTCGATTCAGGATTTTCTCGAGCGCGATATTCGCAACCGTTATGACGCCATTGATGTGAACGTGTATCAGGAATACATGTTCCACACCAAAATGCGTTTGCGTGATCTGGATCTCGACACCTATCTGTTCGGTGAAGGCGTGGACGAGATCACGCCCAAGGAAGCCAAGCGCATCCGACGCAGTGTCGAACACGAGATTCTGGAAATCTTCTACGGCCGCAATATGCCGCGATAG